One segment of Mycolicibacterium sp. YH-1 DNA contains the following:
- a CDS encoding FAD-binding oxidoreductase — protein sequence MAGAERIDGGPRSVIVVGAGIVGLSTAWFLQERGVEVTVVDRAGVAAGASWGNAGWLSPALTIPLNQPAVLRHGLRSLLDPAAPLHIPLKADVGLAGFLGRFALNCRSSRAEQVIRANLPLNEECFEAFDVLTNNGVDAPRTEASITALFENDHQADELRRELADLRRAGQSVEVTELTEDELRERVPLASGAVNVGLSIDHQRFVDPGRFVTALGDAVAERGAEIRQLQVTDVYPVGHRVAVHGLCGATLHADAAVIATGAWLPALARRWVRVGVRAGRGYSFTVPVDRPMLGPVYLPTVRVACTPYQGALRVAGTMEFRDPDDPVMPARVRAIAASAAGLLEGVRWDDMHDVWVGPRPVTTDGLPVIGQVDAGVYVAGGHGMWGLAHGPITGRLLAEQITTGKQSDALAAFEPLR from the coding sequence GTGGCGGGCGCCGAGCGTATCGACGGGGGACCCCGGTCGGTAATCGTGGTGGGCGCGGGCATCGTGGGCCTCTCGACGGCGTGGTTCCTGCAGGAGCGTGGCGTCGAGGTCACGGTCGTCGATCGCGCGGGTGTGGCCGCGGGTGCGTCCTGGGGTAACGCGGGCTGGCTGTCGCCGGCGCTGACGATTCCGCTCAACCAGCCGGCCGTGCTGCGACACGGACTGCGCTCGCTGCTGGATCCCGCTGCGCCGCTGCACATTCCGCTCAAGGCCGATGTCGGGCTGGCCGGGTTCCTTGGCCGCTTCGCGCTGAACTGCCGGAGCTCACGCGCTGAACAGGTGATTCGCGCCAACCTTCCGCTGAACGAGGAGTGCTTCGAGGCCTTCGACGTGCTCACCAACAACGGTGTCGACGCGCCCCGGACCGAGGCGTCGATCACCGCGTTGTTCGAGAACGACCACCAGGCCGACGAGCTGCGCCGTGAGCTGGCTGATCTGCGGCGGGCCGGTCAGTCCGTCGAGGTCACCGAACTGACGGAAGATGAACTGCGCGAACGGGTTCCGCTGGCCTCGGGTGCGGTCAACGTCGGGCTGTCCATCGACCATCAACGCTTCGTCGACCCGGGCAGGTTCGTGACGGCGCTCGGAGACGCGGTCGCCGAACGCGGTGCCGAGATCCGCCAGCTGCAGGTCACCGATGTGTATCCGGTCGGCCATCGAGTTGCCGTGCACGGACTCTGCGGAGCGACGCTGCACGCCGACGCCGCCGTGATCGCGACCGGAGCGTGGCTGCCGGCACTGGCGCGGCGATGGGTGCGAGTGGGGGTGCGGGCCGGCCGCGGCTACTCCTTCACGGTGCCCGTCGACCGCCCGATGCTCGGACCGGTCTACCTGCCCACCGTGCGGGTGGCCTGCACGCCGTACCAGGGCGCCCTGCGGGTGGCGGGAACGATGGAGTTCCGCGACCCCGACGACCCGGTGATGCCGGCGCGTGTCCGTGCCATCGCTGCTTCCGCCGCCGGGCTGCTCGAGGGCGTGCGCTGGGACGATATGCACGACGTCTGGGTCGGACCGCGACCCGTCACCACCGACGGCCTGCCAGTGATCGGGCAGGTGGACGCGGGCGTCTACGTCGCAGGCGGCCACGGTATGTGGGGCCTGGCGCACGGCCCGATCACCGGCCGTCTGCTGGCCGAACAAATCACCACCGGAAAGCAGTCCGACGCGCTCGCCGCGTTCGAGCCCCTCCGGTAG
- a CDS encoding class I fructose-bisphosphate aldolase, with translation MTATFTPAFDINPTGTTAGLGRNLRLRRLFAADGRTVTVALDQAVPRGVAPRLATIGSTFASIADGEPDAVTITKGLAGPLLGGNRAPLPWILKASMFSVEFHPTYDATIATVQDAVRLGADAVAVGISAGSSNQVAMFEMLTHVVEEAHTWGLPVVCHAYPSGEMWGDRKGSTESVLYASRAAAELGTDIVKTWYTGSTAEFAKVVEGTPAIVVAAGGAPANSPLDVLKQAASVVEAGAHGMTAGRNIWQAPDPGKMVAALKAVIHGGDSPEVAAKLLD, from the coding sequence ATGACCGCCACCTTCACCCCCGCCTTCGACATCAACCCGACGGGAACCACCGCCGGACTCGGACGAAACCTCCGGCTGCGCCGGCTCTTCGCCGCAGACGGCCGCACCGTCACAGTCGCCCTCGACCAGGCCGTGCCGCGCGGTGTCGCGCCCCGGCTGGCCACGATCGGCTCCACCTTCGCCAGCATCGCCGACGGTGAGCCCGACGCCGTCACCATCACCAAGGGCCTGGCCGGTCCGCTGCTCGGTGGCAACCGCGCTCCCCTGCCCTGGATCCTCAAGGCCTCGATGTTCTCCGTCGAGTTCCACCCGACCTACGACGCCACCATCGCCACCGTGCAGGACGCCGTGAGACTCGGTGCGGACGCCGTCGCGGTCGGCATCTCGGCCGGCTCGTCCAACCAGGTCGCCATGTTCGAGATGCTCACCCACGTCGTGGAGGAGGCGCACACCTGGGGTCTTCCCGTCGTGTGCCACGCCTACCCCTCGGGCGAGATGTGGGGTGACCGCAAGGGTTCCACCGAGTCGGTGCTCTACGCCTCCCGCGCCGCGGCCGAGCTCGGCACCGATATCGTCAAGACCTGGTACACCGGCTCCACCGCCGAGTTCGCCAAGGTCGTCGAGGGCACCCCGGCCATCGTGGTGGCGGCAGGCGGCGCGCCGGCCAACAGCCCCCTGGACGTGCTCAAGCAGGCCGCCTCCGTCGTCGAGGCCGGCGCCCACGGCATGACCGCAGGCCGAAACATCTGGCAGGCACCGGATCCCGGCAAGATGGTCGCCGCACTCAAGGCCGTCATCCACGGTGGCGACAGCCCCGAGGTCGCCGCCAAGCTGCTCGACTGA
- a CDS encoding GreA/GreB family elongation factor, translating to MTTAQGVWLTPAAHDRLREELTTLQKWAVDVTDSADTDAVAVRRAQQARIQQIHEMLVSAVIGEEPPNDGIAEPGMVVTVGYGGTDDTDTFLLGTRGADYGDIEVYSLNSPLGAAINGARVGDTRSYQLPNLAMQDVTLLRAVPYGLHDTAGPRSA from the coding sequence ATGACCACTGCTCAAGGCGTCTGGCTCACCCCCGCGGCGCACGATCGCCTGCGCGAAGAACTCACGACGCTGCAGAAGTGGGCCGTCGATGTCACCGACTCCGCCGACACCGATGCGGTCGCGGTCCGGCGTGCGCAGCAGGCTCGGATCCAGCAGATCCACGAGATGTTGGTCAGCGCCGTGATCGGTGAGGAGCCGCCGAACGACGGGATCGCCGAACCGGGCATGGTCGTGACGGTGGGTTACGGCGGCACCGACGACACCGACACCTTCCTTCTCGGTACCCGCGGTGCGGATTACGGCGATATCGAGGTGTACTCGCTGAACTCCCCGTTGGGGGCGGCGATCAATGGCGCGCGGGTGGGCGATACCCGCAGCTATCAGCTGCCCAACCTGGCGATGCAGGACGTCACACTGCTGCGGGCGGTGCCCTACGGGCTGCACGACACGGCGGGTCCGCGCTCGGCGTAG
- a CDS encoding DeoR/GlpR family DNA-binding transcription regulator, with translation MSNEDLTNDTGDDELVARRRDVRGAKRREQILQLLQTVESGALSVEEIAERFGVSFATVRRDLSRLHQDRHITRTYGGVALTGPAELSIHQRHLEFTAEKDAIGRHAAELVGDGAVVILDAGTTTEFVARHLDAADVTVFTNGIGAINVLLGNEDVSVVVLGGRLRAVNQTVSGPEAEHMLGSVVADYAFIGADAVHPEYGVASRTLEQSRLKTLMMQRARQIVVVADRRKVSTDQFNYWSPTPARWRLITDDDADPASLDELRETGAQVELVTPLRALAEPTNVKGNQP, from the coding sequence GTGAGCAACGAGGATCTGACGAACGACACGGGTGACGATGAACTGGTCGCGCGTCGCCGGGATGTCCGTGGCGCGAAGCGGCGGGAGCAGATCCTTCAGCTGCTGCAGACCGTCGAGTCCGGCGCACTGAGCGTGGAGGAGATCGCCGAGCGCTTCGGCGTCTCGTTCGCCACGGTCAGGCGGGACCTGAGTCGGTTGCACCAGGACCGCCACATCACCCGCACCTACGGCGGTGTCGCCCTGACCGGCCCGGCCGAACTGTCGATTCACCAGCGCCATCTCGAGTTCACCGCCGAGAAGGACGCCATCGGCCGGCACGCCGCCGAACTGGTCGGCGACGGCGCCGTGGTGATCCTCGACGCCGGCACCACGACCGAGTTCGTCGCACGCCACCTCGACGCCGCCGACGTCACGGTGTTCACCAACGGCATCGGAGCCATCAACGTCCTGCTCGGCAACGAGGACGTCTCGGTCGTCGTCCTCGGCGGACGGCTGCGCGCCGTGAACCAGACGGTCAGCGGACCCGAGGCCGAACACATGCTCGGTTCCGTCGTCGCGGACTACGCCTTCATCGGTGCCGACGCCGTGCATCCGGAGTACGGCGTCGCATCACGAACACTCGAGCAGAGCCGGCTCAAGACCTTGATGATGCAGCGGGCGCGCCAGATCGTGGTCGTCGCCGATCGCCGCAAGGTCAGCACCGACCAGTTCAACTACTGGTCACCAACACCGGCGCGGTGGCGCTTGATCACCGACGACGACGCCGACCCGGCATCCCTCGACGAACTGCGCGAGACCGGGGCACAGGTCGAACTCGTTACACCCCTGCGAGCTCTCGCCGAGCCCACCAATGTGAAAGGCAACCAACCGTGA
- a CDS encoding MFS transporter: MTSIPATKSEPVDPGPAGMTRATKVRWAVAVFCAVGLAINYIDRSAISVSLPFMTEDFHLTPTEKGLILSAFSWSYALMQIPADRLIDRFGERVMFGASVLVWSLFTAATAGVSSFAALLGLRLGLGVGEAGAYPAAAKTVSQWFPLRLRGRATSVYDSGARIGSAAATPLIALIIGVFNWQAAFIFAGGIGILWAIGWWAWYRRPENKAGVNELELAIIHESHREQSANNLHPDAKPMTIAELFKQRTVWGMMLGFFCLNFMITFFLTWFPSYLVEERGFDLLKLGAFGMIPPLAAILGSWAGGLVGDFLLERGWSLNKVRKTCLVGGMLVCSVIALAAVAPEAWQALVLMSISYAAAAFTIVSIWCLPADVVDSSTVASLGSTQNFFSNIGSALSPIVIGALYGATGSFTVPLLLTAAVVVAGALCFGLMIKKVEPIRRPEWDAATS; this comes from the coding sequence ATGACTAGCATTCCCGCTACGAAATCGGAACCCGTCGACCCCGGCCCCGCTGGCATGACCCGCGCCACCAAGGTGCGCTGGGCTGTCGCGGTGTTCTGTGCGGTCGGCCTCGCGATCAACTACATCGACCGGTCGGCGATCTCGGTCAGCCTGCCGTTCATGACCGAGGACTTCCATCTGACGCCCACCGAGAAGGGCCTCATCCTGAGCGCCTTCTCGTGGAGCTACGCGTTGATGCAGATTCCGGCGGACCGGCTCATCGACAGGTTCGGCGAGCGCGTGATGTTCGGCGCCTCGGTCCTGGTGTGGTCGCTGTTCACCGCGGCCACCGCGGGTGTCTCGAGCTTCGCCGCACTGCTTGGCCTGCGTCTCGGCCTGGGCGTGGGCGAGGCCGGTGCCTACCCGGCCGCCGCCAAGACTGTGTCGCAATGGTTCCCGCTGCGACTGCGTGGTCGTGCCACCTCGGTCTACGACAGTGGTGCCCGCATCGGTAGCGCCGCGGCGACACCACTCATCGCGCTGATCATCGGCGTGTTCAACTGGCAGGCTGCGTTCATCTTCGCCGGTGGAATCGGCATCTTGTGGGCCATCGGGTGGTGGGCCTGGTACCGGCGGCCGGAGAACAAGGCCGGGGTCAACGAACTCGAGCTGGCGATCATCCACGAGAGCCACCGCGAGCAGAGTGCCAACAACCTGCACCCCGACGCCAAGCCGATGACCATCGCCGAGCTGTTCAAGCAGCGCACCGTGTGGGGCATGATGCTCGGCTTCTTCTGCCTGAACTTCATGATCACCTTCTTCCTCACCTGGTTCCCGTCATACCTGGTGGAGGAACGCGGATTCGACCTGCTCAAGCTCGGCGCCTTCGGCATGATCCCGCCGCTGGCCGCCATCCTCGGCAGCTGGGCCGGCGGACTGGTCGGCGACTTCCTGCTGGAACGGGGCTGGTCGCTGAACAAGGTCCGCAAGACCTGCCTGGTGGGTGGCATGCTCGTCTGCTCGGTGATCGCGCTGGCCGCGGTCGCACCCGAGGCGTGGCAGGCGCTGGTGCTGATGTCGATCTCGTATGCGGCGGCGGCATTCACCATCGTCTCCATCTGGTGCCTGCCCGCTGACGTGGTCGACTCCAGCACGGTCGCCAGCCTCGGCTCGACGCAGAACTTCTTCTCCAACATCGGAAGTGCGTTGAGCCCCATCGTGATCGGTGCGCTCTACGGCGCCACCGGATCGTTCACGGTGCCACTGCTGCTGACTGCCGCGGTCGTCGTCGCCGGTGCGTTGTGCTTCGGCCTGATGATCAAGAAGGTCGAGCCGATCCGTCGCCCCGAGTGGGACGCCGCGACGAGCTGA
- a CDS encoding alcohol dehydrogenase catalytic domain-containing protein — protein sequence MTTTSDTSTSDTSTSDTSTSDTATATQSAPFSGQTTMRQAVLHQPNDLRIEEVPVPTLEPGDVLLRVDAALLCGTDVRIYEGRKQKNVTFPTVLGHEFAGTVVDANGPLPDGVAMGDQVAVYPLVTCGECAACRKGHENICRNRKAFGYQLTGGLSQFVHVPAVARQNLVPVRGVSAAEAAIIEPVACAYNGQKLANMSRAETALIVGCGPLGLIHTGLANSFGVERVAAVDPIAGRRAMATRFGADLVLEPGPDAAEQLNAFSDGGIDVLVMAIGRIDALTPYLGCLAPGASVSVFAGFGADADLAVSANDVHYNEWNIVGASSCRLDGFHAVAPMVATGQLPVAELIGTQLPLDQAVEALTLAGSGADMRVGVNPWA from the coding sequence GTGACCACCACGTCGGACACCAGCACGTCGGACACCAGCACGTCGGACACCAGCACGTCGGACACCGCCACCGCAACGCAGTCGGCGCCGTTCTCCGGGCAGACGACGATGCGCCAGGCCGTGCTGCACCAGCCGAACGATCTGCGGATCGAGGAGGTGCCGGTCCCCACCCTGGAACCCGGTGACGTTCTCCTTCGCGTCGACGCTGCGCTGTTGTGCGGCACCGACGTTCGCATCTACGAGGGGCGCAAGCAGAAGAACGTCACCTTCCCGACCGTGTTGGGTCACGAGTTCGCCGGCACCGTCGTCGACGCGAACGGCCCGCTGCCCGACGGTGTGGCGATGGGCGATCAGGTCGCCGTCTACCCGTTGGTCACCTGCGGTGAGTGCGCGGCCTGCCGCAAGGGGCACGAGAACATCTGCCGCAACCGAAAGGCGTTCGGCTACCAGCTCACCGGCGGCCTGTCCCAGTTCGTCCACGTTCCGGCCGTCGCACGGCAGAACCTGGTCCCGGTCCGCGGCGTCTCGGCCGCTGAGGCCGCCATCATCGAACCGGTCGCGTGCGCCTACAACGGGCAGAAGCTCGCCAACATGTCGCGCGCTGAGACCGCGCTGATCGTCGGCTGCGGCCCGCTCGGACTGATCCACACCGGGCTCGCCAACAGCTTCGGCGTGGAGAGGGTCGCCGCCGTCGACCCGATCGCCGGGCGGCGCGCGATGGCAACCCGTTTCGGGGCCGATCTGGTGCTGGAGCCAGGCCCGGACGCGGCCGAGCAGCTCAACGCGTTCAGCGACGGCGGTATCGACGTGCTTGTCATGGCGATCGGCCGAATCGATGCGCTGACACCGTATCTGGGCTGCCTGGCACCCGGCGCCAGCGTGTCGGTGTTCGCCGGGTTCGGCGCCGACGCCGACCTGGCCGTCTCGGCCAACGATGTGCACTACAACGAATGGAACATCGTCGGCGCCTCGTCGTGCCGACTCGACGGCTTCCACGCCGTCGCGCCCATGGTCGCCACCGGACAGCTCCCGGTCGCCGAACTGATCGGCACCCAGCTGCCGCTCGACCAAGCCGTCGAGGCCCTCACCCTCGCCGGCTCCGGCGCTGACATGCGTGTCGGCGTCAATCCCTGGGCCTGA
- a CDS encoding CdaR family transcriptional regulator: protein MITLDRLVNVLGGYGVVSQLGSVPRSTELRSVVIPEAGVFGDVVLGIGARSVEEALQWAVAAGAKAVLVRAADQRPATSVAVLYVDPAVPWSELVAVVYGLVLEGRETESGRGPTDLFALADSLADAIGGAVVIEDRRARVLAYSRMQTDADPARIETILARATPEPLRAALERRGVDTRLSTSDEPFFVEPVTEHGLTGRMVVAARVGRELLGSVWVTCSAELDGTARTALADGARTVALHLLRSRASADLERQVESESVIRLLEGTADAATVVSRLGLPQERLRVIAVRPRIAAEPHTALLVAFEQATAGFGWSRPGRSAVVDNAVYTVLPAESATQARLWTTRLATALPPAATLCAGISGEATAVELATARREADECLGLHEANASRIDPPAYDESWDDILLQRLRTAAGSGRSPTRGPVAALVRYDEEHGTLFVATLRGWLEAQGDAAQAAIRLGVHENTVRNRLRKMLEIAPLDLDDPDKRLAMVIQLATVASPQNPTA from the coding sequence GTGATCACCCTGGACCGGCTCGTCAACGTGCTGGGTGGGTACGGCGTCGTGTCGCAGCTGGGTTCGGTGCCGCGATCGACCGAGCTGCGCAGCGTCGTGATCCCCGAGGCCGGCGTCTTCGGGGACGTCGTGCTGGGCATCGGGGCACGGTCGGTGGAGGAGGCCCTGCAGTGGGCCGTGGCCGCCGGGGCCAAGGCGGTACTCGTCCGCGCCGCCGATCAACGGCCCGCCACCAGCGTCGCGGTGTTGTACGTCGATCCGGCCGTCCCATGGAGTGAGTTGGTGGCCGTCGTCTACGGCCTGGTCCTCGAGGGCCGTGAGACCGAATCGGGCCGCGGGCCCACCGACTTGTTCGCGCTGGCCGACAGCCTCGCCGATGCAATCGGCGGCGCGGTGGTCATCGAGGACCGTCGGGCACGCGTGCTGGCGTACTCGCGGATGCAGACCGACGCCGACCCCGCCCGCATCGAGACGATCCTGGCGCGGGCGACACCCGAACCGTTGCGCGCGGCGCTGGAACGGCGCGGCGTCGACACCCGGTTGTCGACGTCGGACGAACCCTTCTTCGTCGAACCCGTCACCGAGCACGGGCTGACCGGACGCATGGTGGTCGCGGCGCGCGTCGGGCGTGAACTGCTCGGCTCGGTGTGGGTGACGTGCTCGGCGGAGCTGGACGGCACGGCGCGCACCGCGCTGGCCGACGGTGCGCGCACGGTCGCTCTGCATCTGCTGCGCTCGCGGGCCAGCGCGGACCTGGAACGCCAGGTCGAGTCCGAATCGGTGATCCGGCTGTTGGAGGGCACCGCGGACGCCGCCACCGTGGTCAGCAGGCTGGGGCTGCCGCAGGAGCGGCTACGGGTGATCGCCGTGCGGCCCCGCATCGCCGCCGAGCCGCACACCGCGCTGTTGGTGGCATTCGAGCAGGCGACGGCGGGTTTCGGGTGGTCGCGACCCGGCCGCAGCGCGGTTGTCGACAACGCCGTCTACACCGTGTTGCCCGCGGAGTCCGCGACCCAGGCCCGGCTCTGGACCACCCGATTGGCGACGGCGCTGCCCCCGGCGGCGACGCTGTGTGCGGGCATCAGCGGCGAGGCGACGGCGGTCGAACTCGCCACCGCGCGTCGCGAGGCCGACGAGTGCCTTGGCCTGCACGAGGCGAACGCCTCGCGCATCGATCCGCCGGCCTATGACGAGTCGTGGGACGACATCCTGCTGCAGCGGCTGCGGACGGCGGCGGGATCTGGGCGCAGCCCGACGCGTGGGCCGGTCGCGGCGCTGGTCCGCTACGACGAGGAGCACGGCACGCTGTTCGTCGCGACACTGCGGGGCTGGCTGGAGGCTCAGGGTGACGCCGCGCAGGCCGCCATCCGGCTGGGTGTTCACGAGAACACCGTGCGGAATCGGCTGCGCAAGATGTTGGAGATCGCTCCGCTGGACCTCGATGACCCGGACAAGCGGCTCGCGATGGTCATCCAGCTCGCGACTGTGGCATCGCCACAAAACCCCACCGCCTGA
- a CDS encoding hemophore-related protein, with product MSLTTKVIVGCGGALVSVFASAGIASAAPDIEAIVNSTCTYPQVMAALQSQDPAAAGQLSGSPMATGWLQKLVASPPEGRRSMIAQIQAYPQLNSYTGLINSVAGSCNNF from the coding sequence ATGTCGTTGACGACGAAGGTCATTGTTGGCTGTGGCGGCGCGTTGGTGTCGGTGTTCGCGAGTGCAGGAATTGCGTCCGCGGCGCCCGATATCGAGGCAATCGTGAATTCCACGTGCACCTACCCGCAGGTGATGGCGGCGCTGCAGTCGCAGGATCCCGCCGCGGCGGGCCAGCTCTCCGGTAGCCCGATGGCGACCGGATGGCTGCAGAAGCTTGTTGCCTCGCCGCCGGAGGGTCGTCGCAGCATGATCGCGCAGATCCAGGCGTACCCGCAGCTCAACTCCTACACCGGGCTGATCAACTCGGTCGCGGGTTCCTGCAACAACTTCTGA